A genomic segment from Leopardus geoffroyi isolate Oge1 chromosome A2, O.geoffroyi_Oge1_pat1.0, whole genome shotgun sequence encodes:
- the CPNE9 gene encoding copine-9 isoform X3, whose protein sequence is MSLSGASERSVPATKIEITVSCRNLLDLDTFSKSDPMVVLYTQSRASQEWREFGRTEVIDNTLNPDFVRKFVLDYFFEEKQNLRFDVYNVDSKTNISKTKDFFGKSDPFLVFYRSNEDGTFTICHKTEVVKNTLNPVWQPFSIPVRALCNGDYDRTVKIDVYDWDRDGSHDFIGEFTTSYRELSKAQNQFTVYEVLNPRKKCKKKKYVNSGTVTLLSFSVDSEFTFVDYIKGGTQLNFTVAIDFTASNGNPLQPTSLHYMSPYQLSAYAMALKAVGEIIQDYDSDKLFPAYGFGAKLPPEGRISHQFPLNNNDEDPNCAGIEGVLESYFQSLRTVQLYGPTYFAPVINQVARAAAKISDGSQYYVLLIITDGVISDMTQTKEAIVSASSLPMSIIIVGVGPAMFEAMEELDGDDVRVSSRGRYAERDIVQFVPFRDYVDRSGNQVLSMARLAKDVLAEIPEQLLSYMRTRDIQPRPPPPANSSPTPAPEQP, encoded by the exons ATGTCTCTCAGCGGAGCCTCTGAGCGCAGCGTCCCGGCCACCAAGATTGAAATTACCGTGTCCTGCCG gAATCTGCTGGACCTCGACACCTTCTCCAAGTCCGATCCCA TGGTGGTGCTTTACACGCAGAGCCGGGCGAGCCAGGAATGGCGAGAG TTCGGACGGACAGAGGTGATCGACAACACGTTAAACCCAGACTTCGTGCGCAAATTCGTCCTCGACTACttctttgaggaaaaacaaaatctgcGCTTTGATGT GTACAATGTTGACTCCAAAACCAACATCTCCAAAACG AAGGATTTCTTTGGGAAATCAGATCCCTTCCTTGTGTTCTATAGGAGCAATGAGGATGGCAC GTTCACCATCTGCCACAAGACGGAGGTTGTGAAAAACACACTGAATCCTGTGTGGCAACCCTTCAGCATCCCTGTGCGGGCACTGTGCAATGGAGACTATGACAG AACAGTGAAGATTGATGTGTATGACTGGGACCGGGATGGAAG CCATGACTTCATTGGTGAGTTCACCACCAGCTACCGGGAGCTGAGCAAGGCCCAGAACCAGTTCACAGTGTATGAG GTACTTAACCCTCGGAAGAAAtgtaagaagaagaaatatgtcaactcaggaact GTGACGCTGCTCTCCTTCTCTGTGGACTCTGAATTCACTTTTGTTGATTACATCAAGGGAGG GACACAGCTGAACTTCACAGTTGCCATTGACTTCACAGCTTCTAATG GGAATCCTCTGCAGCCCACCTCCCTGCACTACATGAGTCCCTACCAACTCAGCGCCTACGCCATGGCCCTCAAGGCAGTGGGAGAAATCATCCAGGACTATGACAGTGACAAGCTCTTCCCAGCCTATGGCTTTGGAGCCAAGCTGCCTCCAGAAGGACGGATCTCCCACCAGTTCCCCCTG AACAACAATGATGAGGACCCCAACTGTGCAGGCATTGAGGGCGTGCTGGAGAGCTACTTCCAGAGCCTGCGCACAGTCCAGCTCTATGGGCCCACCTACTTTGCTCCTGTCATCAACCAGGTAGCCAG GGCTGCAGCCAAGATCTCTGATGGTTCCCAGTACTACGTTCTGCTCATCATCACTGACGGGGTCATCTCTGACATGACGCAGACCAAGGAGGCCATTGTCAGT GCCTCCTCACTGCCCATGTCTATCATTATTGTTGGTGTGGGACCAGCCATGTTTGAAG CAATGGAAGAGCTGGATGGTGATGACGTGCGCGTGTCCTCTAGGGGACGCTATGCAGAGCGGGACATCGTTCAG TTTGTCCCCTTCCGAGACTATGTTGACCGGTCCGGAAACCAGGTGCTGAGTATGGCCCGACTAGCCAAGGACGTGCTGGCCGAAATCCCAGAGCAGCTGCTGTCCTATATGCGCACCAGGGATATCCAGCCTCGCCCTCCACCTCCTGCCAACTCCAGCCCAACCCCAGCTCCAGAACAGCCCTGA
- the CPNE9 gene encoding copine-9 isoform X2 → MSLSGASERSVPATKIEITVSCRNLLDLDTFSKSDPMVVLYTQSRASQEWREFGRTEVIDNTLNPDFVRKFVLDYFFEEKQNLRFDVYNVDSKTNISKTDFLGQAFLALGEVIGGQGSRVERPLTGVPGKKCGTILLTAEELSNCRDIATMQLCANKLDKKDFFGKSDPFLVFYRSNEDGTFTICHKTEVVKNTLNPVWQPFSIPVRALCNGDYDRTVKIDVYDWDRDGSHDFIGEFTTSYRELSKAQNQFTVYEVLNPRKKCKKKKYVNSGTVTLLSFSVDSEFTFVDYIKGGTQLNFTVAIDFTASNGNPLQPTSLHYMSPYQLSAYAMALKAVGEIIQDYDSDKLFPAYGFGAKLPPEGRISHQFPLNNNDEDPNCAGIEGVLESYFQSLRTVQLYGPTYFAPVINQVARAAAKISDGSQYYVLLIITDGVISDMTQTKEAIVSASSLPMSIIIVGVGPAMFEAMEELDGDDVRVSSRGRYAERDIVQFVPFRDYVDRSGNQVLSMARLAKDVLAEIPEQLLSYMRTRDIQPRPPPPANSSPTPAPEQP, encoded by the exons ATGTCTCTCAGCGGAGCCTCTGAGCGCAGCGTCCCGGCCACCAAGATTGAAATTACCGTGTCCTGCCG gAATCTGCTGGACCTCGACACCTTCTCCAAGTCCGATCCCA TGGTGGTGCTTTACACGCAGAGCCGGGCGAGCCAGGAATGGCGAGAG TTCGGACGGACAGAGGTGATCGACAACACGTTAAACCCAGACTTCGTGCGCAAATTCGTCCTCGACTACttctttgaggaaaaacaaaatctgcGCTTTGATGT GTACAATGTTGACTCCAAAACCAACATCTCCAAAACG GATTTCCTTGGACAAGCGTTCCTGGCTCTGGGAGAGGTGATCGGAGGCCAGGGCAGCCGTGTAGAGCGACCCCTCAC GGGTGTACCAGGCAAGAAGTGTGGGACCATATTGCTGACTGCAGAGGAGCTTAGCAATTGTCGG GACATTGCCACCATGCAGCTGTGTGCAAACAAGCTGGACAAGAAGGATTTCTTTGGGAAATCAGATCCCTTCCTTGTGTTCTATAGGAGCAATGAGGATGGCAC GTTCACCATCTGCCACAAGACGGAGGTTGTGAAAAACACACTGAATCCTGTGTGGCAACCCTTCAGCATCCCTGTGCGGGCACTGTGCAATGGAGACTATGACAG AACAGTGAAGATTGATGTGTATGACTGGGACCGGGATGGAAG CCATGACTTCATTGGTGAGTTCACCACCAGCTACCGGGAGCTGAGCAAGGCCCAGAACCAGTTCACAGTGTATGAG GTACTTAACCCTCGGAAGAAAtgtaagaagaagaaatatgtcaactcaggaact GTGACGCTGCTCTCCTTCTCTGTGGACTCTGAATTCACTTTTGTTGATTACATCAAGGGAGG GACACAGCTGAACTTCACAGTTGCCATTGACTTCACAGCTTCTAATG GGAATCCTCTGCAGCCCACCTCCCTGCACTACATGAGTCCCTACCAACTCAGCGCCTACGCCATGGCCCTCAAGGCAGTGGGAGAAATCATCCAGGACTATGACAGTGACAAGCTCTTCCCAGCCTATGGCTTTGGAGCCAAGCTGCCTCCAGAAGGACGGATCTCCCACCAGTTCCCCCTG AACAACAATGATGAGGACCCCAACTGTGCAGGCATTGAGGGCGTGCTGGAGAGCTACTTCCAGAGCCTGCGCACAGTCCAGCTCTATGGGCCCACCTACTTTGCTCCTGTCATCAACCAGGTAGCCAG GGCTGCAGCCAAGATCTCTGATGGTTCCCAGTACTACGTTCTGCTCATCATCACTGACGGGGTCATCTCTGACATGACGCAGACCAAGGAGGCCATTGTCAGT GCCTCCTCACTGCCCATGTCTATCATTATTGTTGGTGTGGGACCAGCCATGTTTGAAG CAATGGAAGAGCTGGATGGTGATGACGTGCGCGTGTCCTCTAGGGGACGCTATGCAGAGCGGGACATCGTTCAG TTTGTCCCCTTCCGAGACTATGTTGACCGGTCCGGAAACCAGGTGCTGAGTATGGCCCGACTAGCCAAGGACGTGCTGGCCGAAATCCCAGAGCAGCTGCTGTCCTATATGCGCACCAGGGATATCCAGCCTCGCCCTCCACCTCCTGCCAACTCCAGCCCAACCCCAGCTCCAGAACAGCCCTGA
- the CPNE9 gene encoding copine-9 isoform X1 — MSLSGASERSVPATKIEITVSCRNLLDLDTFSKSDPMVVLYTQSRASQEWREFGRTEVIDNTLNPDFVRKFVLDYFFEEKQNLRFDVYNVDSKTNISKTKDFLGQAFLALGEVIGGQGSRVERPLTGVPGKKCGTILLTAEELSNCRDIATMQLCANKLDKKDFFGKSDPFLVFYRSNEDGTFTICHKTEVVKNTLNPVWQPFSIPVRALCNGDYDRTVKIDVYDWDRDGSHDFIGEFTTSYRELSKAQNQFTVYEVLNPRKKCKKKKYVNSGTVTLLSFSVDSEFTFVDYIKGGTQLNFTVAIDFTASNGNPLQPTSLHYMSPYQLSAYAMALKAVGEIIQDYDSDKLFPAYGFGAKLPPEGRISHQFPLNNNDEDPNCAGIEGVLESYFQSLRTVQLYGPTYFAPVINQVARAAAKISDGSQYYVLLIITDGVISDMTQTKEAIVSASSLPMSIIIVGVGPAMFEAMEELDGDDVRVSSRGRYAERDIVQFVPFRDYVDRSGNQVLSMARLAKDVLAEIPEQLLSYMRTRDIQPRPPPPANSSPTPAPEQP; from the exons ATGTCTCTCAGCGGAGCCTCTGAGCGCAGCGTCCCGGCCACCAAGATTGAAATTACCGTGTCCTGCCG gAATCTGCTGGACCTCGACACCTTCTCCAAGTCCGATCCCA TGGTGGTGCTTTACACGCAGAGCCGGGCGAGCCAGGAATGGCGAGAG TTCGGACGGACAGAGGTGATCGACAACACGTTAAACCCAGACTTCGTGCGCAAATTCGTCCTCGACTACttctttgaggaaaaacaaaatctgcGCTTTGATGT GTACAATGTTGACTCCAAAACCAACATCTCCAAAACG AAG GATTTCCTTGGACAAGCGTTCCTGGCTCTGGGAGAGGTGATCGGAGGCCAGGGCAGCCGTGTAGAGCGACCCCTCAC GGGTGTACCAGGCAAGAAGTGTGGGACCATATTGCTGACTGCAGAGGAGCTTAGCAATTGTCGG GACATTGCCACCATGCAGCTGTGTGCAAACAAGCTGGACAAGAAGGATTTCTTTGGGAAATCAGATCCCTTCCTTGTGTTCTATAGGAGCAATGAGGATGGCAC GTTCACCATCTGCCACAAGACGGAGGTTGTGAAAAACACACTGAATCCTGTGTGGCAACCCTTCAGCATCCCTGTGCGGGCACTGTGCAATGGAGACTATGACAG AACAGTGAAGATTGATGTGTATGACTGGGACCGGGATGGAAG CCATGACTTCATTGGTGAGTTCACCACCAGCTACCGGGAGCTGAGCAAGGCCCAGAACCAGTTCACAGTGTATGAG GTACTTAACCCTCGGAAGAAAtgtaagaagaagaaatatgtcaactcaggaact GTGACGCTGCTCTCCTTCTCTGTGGACTCTGAATTCACTTTTGTTGATTACATCAAGGGAGG GACACAGCTGAACTTCACAGTTGCCATTGACTTCACAGCTTCTAATG GGAATCCTCTGCAGCCCACCTCCCTGCACTACATGAGTCCCTACCAACTCAGCGCCTACGCCATGGCCCTCAAGGCAGTGGGAGAAATCATCCAGGACTATGACAGTGACAAGCTCTTCCCAGCCTATGGCTTTGGAGCCAAGCTGCCTCCAGAAGGACGGATCTCCCACCAGTTCCCCCTG AACAACAATGATGAGGACCCCAACTGTGCAGGCATTGAGGGCGTGCTGGAGAGCTACTTCCAGAGCCTGCGCACAGTCCAGCTCTATGGGCCCACCTACTTTGCTCCTGTCATCAACCAGGTAGCCAG GGCTGCAGCCAAGATCTCTGATGGTTCCCAGTACTACGTTCTGCTCATCATCACTGACGGGGTCATCTCTGACATGACGCAGACCAAGGAGGCCATTGTCAGT GCCTCCTCACTGCCCATGTCTATCATTATTGTTGGTGTGGGACCAGCCATGTTTGAAG CAATGGAAGAGCTGGATGGTGATGACGTGCGCGTGTCCTCTAGGGGACGCTATGCAGAGCGGGACATCGTTCAG TTTGTCCCCTTCCGAGACTATGTTGACCGGTCCGGAAACCAGGTGCTGAGTATGGCCCGACTAGCCAAGGACGTGCTGGCCGAAATCCCAGAGCAGCTGCTGTCCTATATGCGCACCAGGGATATCCAGCCTCGCCCTCCACCTCCTGCCAACTCCAGCCCAACCCCAGCTCCAGAACAGCCCTGA
- the CPNE9 gene encoding copine-9 isoform X5, with amino-acid sequence MSLSGASERSVPATKIEITVSCRNLLDLDTFSKSDPMVVLYTQSRASQEWREFGRTEVIDNTLNPDFVRKFVLDYFFEEKQNLRFDVYNVDSKTNISKTDFLGQAFLALGEVIGGQGSRVERPLTTVKIDVYDWDRDGSHDFIGEFTTSYRELSKAQNQFTVYEVLNPRKKCKKKKYVNSGTVTLLSFSVDSEFTFVDYIKGGTQLNFTVAIDFTASNGNPLQPTSLHYMSPYQLSAYAMALKAVGEIIQDYDSDKLFPAYGFGAKLPPEGRISHQFPLNNNDEDPNCAGIEGVLESYFQSLRTVQLYGPTYFAPVINQVARAAAKISDGSQYYVLLIITDGVISDMTQTKEAIVSASSLPMSIIIVGVGPAMFEAMEELDGDDVRVSSRGRYAERDIVQFVPFRDYVDRSGNQVLSMARLAKDVLAEIPEQLLSYMRTRDIQPRPPPPANSSPTPAPEQP; translated from the exons ATGTCTCTCAGCGGAGCCTCTGAGCGCAGCGTCCCGGCCACCAAGATTGAAATTACCGTGTCCTGCCG gAATCTGCTGGACCTCGACACCTTCTCCAAGTCCGATCCCA TGGTGGTGCTTTACACGCAGAGCCGGGCGAGCCAGGAATGGCGAGAG TTCGGACGGACAGAGGTGATCGACAACACGTTAAACCCAGACTTCGTGCGCAAATTCGTCCTCGACTACttctttgaggaaaaacaaaatctgcGCTTTGATGT GTACAATGTTGACTCCAAAACCAACATCTCCAAAACG GATTTCCTTGGACAAGCGTTCCTGGCTCTGGGAGAGGTGATCGGAGGCCAGGGCAGCCGTGTAGAGCGACCCCTCAC AACAGTGAAGATTGATGTGTATGACTGGGACCGGGATGGAAG CCATGACTTCATTGGTGAGTTCACCACCAGCTACCGGGAGCTGAGCAAGGCCCAGAACCAGTTCACAGTGTATGAG GTACTTAACCCTCGGAAGAAAtgtaagaagaagaaatatgtcaactcaggaact GTGACGCTGCTCTCCTTCTCTGTGGACTCTGAATTCACTTTTGTTGATTACATCAAGGGAGG GACACAGCTGAACTTCACAGTTGCCATTGACTTCACAGCTTCTAATG GGAATCCTCTGCAGCCCACCTCCCTGCACTACATGAGTCCCTACCAACTCAGCGCCTACGCCATGGCCCTCAAGGCAGTGGGAGAAATCATCCAGGACTATGACAGTGACAAGCTCTTCCCAGCCTATGGCTTTGGAGCCAAGCTGCCTCCAGAAGGACGGATCTCCCACCAGTTCCCCCTG AACAACAATGATGAGGACCCCAACTGTGCAGGCATTGAGGGCGTGCTGGAGAGCTACTTCCAGAGCCTGCGCACAGTCCAGCTCTATGGGCCCACCTACTTTGCTCCTGTCATCAACCAGGTAGCCAG GGCTGCAGCCAAGATCTCTGATGGTTCCCAGTACTACGTTCTGCTCATCATCACTGACGGGGTCATCTCTGACATGACGCAGACCAAGGAGGCCATTGTCAGT GCCTCCTCACTGCCCATGTCTATCATTATTGTTGGTGTGGGACCAGCCATGTTTGAAG CAATGGAAGAGCTGGATGGTGATGACGTGCGCGTGTCCTCTAGGGGACGCTATGCAGAGCGGGACATCGTTCAG TTTGTCCCCTTCCGAGACTATGTTGACCGGTCCGGAAACCAGGTGCTGAGTATGGCCCGACTAGCCAAGGACGTGCTGGCCGAAATCCCAGAGCAGCTGCTGTCCTATATGCGCACCAGGGATATCCAGCCTCGCCCTCCACCTCCTGCCAACTCCAGCCCAACCCCAGCTCCAGAACAGCCCTGA
- the CPNE9 gene encoding copine-9 isoform X4, which produces MSLSGASERSVPATKIEITVSCRNLLDLDTFSKSDPMVVLYTQSRASQEWREFGRTEVIDNTLNPDFVRKFVLDYFFEEKQNLRFDVYNVDSKTNISKTKDFLGQAFLALGEVIGGQGSRVERPLTTVKIDVYDWDRDGSHDFIGEFTTSYRELSKAQNQFTVYEVLNPRKKCKKKKYVNSGTVTLLSFSVDSEFTFVDYIKGGTQLNFTVAIDFTASNGNPLQPTSLHYMSPYQLSAYAMALKAVGEIIQDYDSDKLFPAYGFGAKLPPEGRISHQFPLNNNDEDPNCAGIEGVLESYFQSLRTVQLYGPTYFAPVINQVARAAAKISDGSQYYVLLIITDGVISDMTQTKEAIVSASSLPMSIIIVGVGPAMFEAMEELDGDDVRVSSRGRYAERDIVQFVPFRDYVDRSGNQVLSMARLAKDVLAEIPEQLLSYMRTRDIQPRPPPPANSSPTPAPEQP; this is translated from the exons ATGTCTCTCAGCGGAGCCTCTGAGCGCAGCGTCCCGGCCACCAAGATTGAAATTACCGTGTCCTGCCG gAATCTGCTGGACCTCGACACCTTCTCCAAGTCCGATCCCA TGGTGGTGCTTTACACGCAGAGCCGGGCGAGCCAGGAATGGCGAGAG TTCGGACGGACAGAGGTGATCGACAACACGTTAAACCCAGACTTCGTGCGCAAATTCGTCCTCGACTACttctttgaggaaaaacaaaatctgcGCTTTGATGT GTACAATGTTGACTCCAAAACCAACATCTCCAAAACG AAG GATTTCCTTGGACAAGCGTTCCTGGCTCTGGGAGAGGTGATCGGAGGCCAGGGCAGCCGTGTAGAGCGACCCCTCAC AACAGTGAAGATTGATGTGTATGACTGGGACCGGGATGGAAG CCATGACTTCATTGGTGAGTTCACCACCAGCTACCGGGAGCTGAGCAAGGCCCAGAACCAGTTCACAGTGTATGAG GTACTTAACCCTCGGAAGAAAtgtaagaagaagaaatatgtcaactcaggaact GTGACGCTGCTCTCCTTCTCTGTGGACTCTGAATTCACTTTTGTTGATTACATCAAGGGAGG GACACAGCTGAACTTCACAGTTGCCATTGACTTCACAGCTTCTAATG GGAATCCTCTGCAGCCCACCTCCCTGCACTACATGAGTCCCTACCAACTCAGCGCCTACGCCATGGCCCTCAAGGCAGTGGGAGAAATCATCCAGGACTATGACAGTGACAAGCTCTTCCCAGCCTATGGCTTTGGAGCCAAGCTGCCTCCAGAAGGACGGATCTCCCACCAGTTCCCCCTG AACAACAATGATGAGGACCCCAACTGTGCAGGCATTGAGGGCGTGCTGGAGAGCTACTTCCAGAGCCTGCGCACAGTCCAGCTCTATGGGCCCACCTACTTTGCTCCTGTCATCAACCAGGTAGCCAG GGCTGCAGCCAAGATCTCTGATGGTTCCCAGTACTACGTTCTGCTCATCATCACTGACGGGGTCATCTCTGACATGACGCAGACCAAGGAGGCCATTGTCAGT GCCTCCTCACTGCCCATGTCTATCATTATTGTTGGTGTGGGACCAGCCATGTTTGAAG CAATGGAAGAGCTGGATGGTGATGACGTGCGCGTGTCCTCTAGGGGACGCTATGCAGAGCGGGACATCGTTCAG TTTGTCCCCTTCCGAGACTATGTTGACCGGTCCGGAAACCAGGTGCTGAGTATGGCCCGACTAGCCAAGGACGTGCTGGCCGAAATCCCAGAGCAGCTGCTGTCCTATATGCGCACCAGGGATATCCAGCCTCGCCCTCCACCTCCTGCCAACTCCAGCCCAACCCCAGCTCCAGAACAGCCCTGA
- the CPNE9 gene encoding copine-9 isoform X7, with protein MCTMLTPKPTSPKRRTVKIDVYDWDRDGSHDFIGEFTTSYRELSKAQNQFTVYEVLNPRKKCKKKKYVNSGTVTLLSFSVDSEFTFVDYIKGGTQLNFTVAIDFTASNGNPLQPTSLHYMSPYQLSAYAMALKAVGEIIQDYDSDKLFPAYGFGAKLPPEGRISHQFPLNNNDEDPNCAGIEGVLESYFQSLRTVQLYGPTYFAPVINQVARAAAKISDGSQYYVLLIITDGVISDMTQTKEAIVSASSLPMSIIIVGVGPAMFEAMEELDGDDVRVSSRGRYAERDIVQFVPFRDYVDRSGNQVLSMARLAKDVLAEIPEQLLSYMRTRDIQPRPPPPANSSPTPAPEQP; from the exons ATGT GTACAATGTTGACTCCAAAACCAACATCTCCAAAACG AAG AACAGTGAAGATTGATGTGTATGACTGGGACCGGGATGGAAG CCATGACTTCATTGGTGAGTTCACCACCAGCTACCGGGAGCTGAGCAAGGCCCAGAACCAGTTCACAGTGTATGAG GTACTTAACCCTCGGAAGAAAtgtaagaagaagaaatatgtcaactcaggaact GTGACGCTGCTCTCCTTCTCTGTGGACTCTGAATTCACTTTTGTTGATTACATCAAGGGAGG GACACAGCTGAACTTCACAGTTGCCATTGACTTCACAGCTTCTAATG GGAATCCTCTGCAGCCCACCTCCCTGCACTACATGAGTCCCTACCAACTCAGCGCCTACGCCATGGCCCTCAAGGCAGTGGGAGAAATCATCCAGGACTATGACAGTGACAAGCTCTTCCCAGCCTATGGCTTTGGAGCCAAGCTGCCTCCAGAAGGACGGATCTCCCACCAGTTCCCCCTG AACAACAATGATGAGGACCCCAACTGTGCAGGCATTGAGGGCGTGCTGGAGAGCTACTTCCAGAGCCTGCGCACAGTCCAGCTCTATGGGCCCACCTACTTTGCTCCTGTCATCAACCAGGTAGCCAG GGCTGCAGCCAAGATCTCTGATGGTTCCCAGTACTACGTTCTGCTCATCATCACTGACGGGGTCATCTCTGACATGACGCAGACCAAGGAGGCCATTGTCAGT GCCTCCTCACTGCCCATGTCTATCATTATTGTTGGTGTGGGACCAGCCATGTTTGAAG CAATGGAAGAGCTGGATGGTGATGACGTGCGCGTGTCCTCTAGGGGACGCTATGCAGAGCGGGACATCGTTCAG TTTGTCCCCTTCCGAGACTATGTTGACCGGTCCGGAAACCAGGTGCTGAGTATGGCCCGACTAGCCAAGGACGTGCTGGCCGAAATCCCAGAGCAGCTGCTGTCCTATATGCGCACCAGGGATATCCAGCCTCGCCCTCCACCTCCTGCCAACTCCAGCCCAACCCCAGCTCCAGAACAGCCCTGA
- the CPNE9 gene encoding copine-9 isoform X6 — protein MQLCANKLDKKDFFGKSDPFLVFYRSNEDGTFTICHKTEVVKNTLNPVWQPFSIPVRALCNGDYDRTVKIDVYDWDRDGSHDFIGEFTTSYRELSKAQNQFTVYEVLNPRKKCKKKKYVNSGTVTLLSFSVDSEFTFVDYIKGGTQLNFTVAIDFTASNGNPLQPTSLHYMSPYQLSAYAMALKAVGEIIQDYDSDKLFPAYGFGAKLPPEGRISHQFPLNNNDEDPNCAGIEGVLESYFQSLRTVQLYGPTYFAPVINQVARAAAKISDGSQYYVLLIITDGVISDMTQTKEAIVSASSLPMSIIIVGVGPAMFEAMEELDGDDVRVSSRGRYAERDIVQFVPFRDYVDRSGNQVLSMARLAKDVLAEIPEQLLSYMRTRDIQPRPPPPANSSPTPAPEQP, from the exons ATGCAGCTGTGTGCAAACAAGCTGGACAAGAAGGATTTCTTTGGGAAATCAGATCCCTTCCTTGTGTTCTATAGGAGCAATGAGGATGGCAC GTTCACCATCTGCCACAAGACGGAGGTTGTGAAAAACACACTGAATCCTGTGTGGCAACCCTTCAGCATCCCTGTGCGGGCACTGTGCAATGGAGACTATGACAG AACAGTGAAGATTGATGTGTATGACTGGGACCGGGATGGAAG CCATGACTTCATTGGTGAGTTCACCACCAGCTACCGGGAGCTGAGCAAGGCCCAGAACCAGTTCACAGTGTATGAG GTACTTAACCCTCGGAAGAAAtgtaagaagaagaaatatgtcaactcaggaact GTGACGCTGCTCTCCTTCTCTGTGGACTCTGAATTCACTTTTGTTGATTACATCAAGGGAGG GACACAGCTGAACTTCACAGTTGCCATTGACTTCACAGCTTCTAATG GGAATCCTCTGCAGCCCACCTCCCTGCACTACATGAGTCCCTACCAACTCAGCGCCTACGCCATGGCCCTCAAGGCAGTGGGAGAAATCATCCAGGACTATGACAGTGACAAGCTCTTCCCAGCCTATGGCTTTGGAGCCAAGCTGCCTCCAGAAGGACGGATCTCCCACCAGTTCCCCCTG AACAACAATGATGAGGACCCCAACTGTGCAGGCATTGAGGGCGTGCTGGAGAGCTACTTCCAGAGCCTGCGCACAGTCCAGCTCTATGGGCCCACCTACTTTGCTCCTGTCATCAACCAGGTAGCCAG GGCTGCAGCCAAGATCTCTGATGGTTCCCAGTACTACGTTCTGCTCATCATCACTGACGGGGTCATCTCTGACATGACGCAGACCAAGGAGGCCATTGTCAGT GCCTCCTCACTGCCCATGTCTATCATTATTGTTGGTGTGGGACCAGCCATGTTTGAAG CAATGGAAGAGCTGGATGGTGATGACGTGCGCGTGTCCTCTAGGGGACGCTATGCAGAGCGGGACATCGTTCAG TTTGTCCCCTTCCGAGACTATGTTGACCGGTCCGGAAACCAGGTGCTGAGTATGGCCCGACTAGCCAAGGACGTGCTGGCCGAAATCCCAGAGCAGCTGCTGTCCTATATGCGCACCAGGGATATCCAGCCTCGCCCTCCACCTCCTGCCAACTCCAGCCCAACCCCAGCTCCAGAACAGCCCTGA